In Plantibacter sp. PA-3-X8, one DNA window encodes the following:
- a CDS encoding alpha-N-arabinofuranosidase, with amino-acid sequence MTTARIAIDPNVTVAPVNRRIFGSFVEHLGRCVYDGIYEPGHPTADADGFRGDVVDLVTELGTSTIRYPGGNFVSGYRWEDGVGPREHRPVRRDLAWHSLETNQVGVDEFAKWCKLTGSEMMMAVNLGTRGVLEALDLLEYTNHPSGTALSDQRIANGAPEPYGISMWCLGNEMDGPWQVGAMSADDYGKLAARTASAMKMVDPKLELVVCGSSSSSMPTFGDWERTVLEHSFDSVDYISCHAYYQERDGDLGSFLASSLNMEYFIRTVVAAADHVQHKRHSDKQIQLSFDEWNVWYLDEWNAIEGTIEEWAYAPRLIEDVYSVADAVVFGNLLMTLLKHSDRVGSASLAQLVNVIAPIMTEPGGGAWRQTTFFPFSVTSRLASGVVLSPRIEVGSYTTKVHGDAPLVDSVATYDAEAGTAAVFLVNRHQDEAITVTVDVSALGVGSIVEASGIHDEDVYAKNTIDDRERVGLVANESASLADGTLTITLPPVSWTAVALGA; translated from the coding sequence ATGACCACCGCACGCATCGCCATCGACCCGAACGTCACGGTCGCACCCGTCAACCGCCGGATCTTCGGCTCGTTCGTGGAACACCTGGGCCGCTGCGTCTACGACGGCATCTACGAGCCCGGCCACCCCACCGCCGACGCCGACGGCTTCCGCGGCGATGTGGTGGACCTCGTCACGGAGCTCGGTACGAGCACCATCCGCTACCCCGGCGGCAACTTCGTCTCCGGCTACCGCTGGGAGGACGGCGTCGGGCCGCGCGAGCACCGCCCCGTGCGCCGCGACCTGGCCTGGCACTCGCTCGAGACCAACCAGGTCGGCGTCGACGAGTTCGCCAAGTGGTGCAAGCTCACCGGCAGCGAGATGATGATGGCCGTCAACCTCGGCACGCGCGGGGTGCTCGAAGCGCTCGACCTCCTCGAGTACACGAACCACCCGAGCGGCACCGCGCTGTCCGACCAGCGGATCGCGAACGGCGCACCAGAGCCCTACGGCATCAGCATGTGGTGTCTCGGCAACGAGATGGACGGGCCGTGGCAGGTCGGCGCCATGTCGGCCGACGACTACGGCAAGCTGGCCGCCCGGACCGCGTCGGCGATGAAGATGGTCGACCCGAAGCTCGAACTCGTCGTCTGCGGATCGTCGAGCTCCTCGATGCCGACCTTCGGCGACTGGGAGCGCACCGTCCTCGAGCACAGCTTCGACTCGGTGGACTACATCTCCTGCCACGCGTACTACCAGGAGCGCGACGGCGACCTCGGGTCGTTCCTCGCGTCGTCCCTCAACATGGAGTACTTCATCCGGACGGTCGTCGCGGCCGCCGACCACGTCCAGCACAAGCGTCACTCCGACAAGCAGATCCAGCTCTCGTTCGACGAGTGGAACGTCTGGTACCTCGACGAGTGGAACGCGATCGAGGGCACGATCGAGGAGTGGGCCTACGCCCCCCGCCTCATCGAGGACGTCTACTCGGTCGCCGACGCGGTCGTGTTCGGCAACCTGCTGATGACGCTCCTCAAGCACAGCGACCGCGTCGGGTCGGCGAGCCTCGCGCAGCTCGTGAACGTCATCGCCCCGATCATGACCGAGCCGGGTGGCGGCGCCTGGCGGCAGACCACGTTCTTCCCGTTCTCGGTCACCAGCCGGCTCGCCTCGGGTGTCGTGCTCTCGCCGCGCATCGAGGTCGGCAGCTACACCACGAAGGTGCACGGCGACGCGCCGCTCGTCGACTCGGTCGCGACGTACGACGCCGAGGCCGGGACCGCGGCCGTGTTCCTCGTGAACCGCCACCAGGACGAGGCGATCACAGTGACCGTCGACGTCTCGGCGCTCGGTGTCGGTTCGATCGTCGAGGCGAGCGGTATCCACGACGAGGACGTCTACGCGAAGAACACGATCGACGACCGCGAGCGCGTCGGCCTCGTCGCGAACGAGAGCGCGTCGCTCGCCGACGGCACCCTCACGATCACGCTCCCGCCCGTGTCGTGGACGGCGGTCGCACTCGGCGCCTGA
- a CDS encoding TetR/AcrR family transcriptional regulator gives MTARGSYAKGVARREEILRVALAVFAREGYRGTSLREVAREVGVSLPGLMHYFESKEHLFAAILRERDAVDYEEFAAAGSQDAIEGLVAVMRHNSDVPGLVELYLTMAAAAGDAEHPVRGFFVDHVTAVRRSIADVVRDRQASGRVAAGIDPEHVARVMVALADGLQVQWTLDPSVDMAGDLERAWALLVGDAGAVR, from the coding sequence ATGACGGCACGGGGCTCCTACGCGAAAGGCGTTGCGCGCCGCGAGGAGATCCTGCGCGTCGCGCTCGCGGTGTTCGCGCGCGAGGGGTATCGCGGCACGTCGCTCCGTGAGGTCGCGCGTGAGGTCGGCGTCAGCCTGCCGGGGCTCATGCACTACTTCGAATCCAAGGAGCACCTGTTCGCGGCGATCCTGCGGGAGCGCGACGCCGTCGACTACGAGGAGTTCGCCGCGGCCGGGTCGCAGGACGCGATCGAGGGTCTGGTCGCCGTCATGCGGCACAACAGCGATGTCCCTGGGCTCGTCGAGCTGTACCTGACGATGGCGGCCGCCGCCGGTGACGCGGAACACCCGGTGCGAGGGTTCTTCGTCGATCACGTCACGGCGGTGCGCCGGAGCATCGCCGACGTCGTCCGTGATCGCCAGGCTTCCGGGCGGGTCGCCGCGGGCATCGATCCCGAGCACGTGGCGCGCGTCATGGTCGCCCTCGCCGACGGGCTGCAAGTGCAGTGGACGCTCGACCCCTCCGTCGACATGGCCGGTGACCTCGAGCGCGCCTGGGCTCTCCTCGTCGGCGACGCCGGCGCGGTGCGCTGA
- a CDS encoding LacI family DNA-binding transcriptional regulator, translated as MATTLHDVAKLAGVSAKTVSNVVNDYPHIKQATKERVLAAIAELGYRPNLSARGLRSGRSGVISLIIPDLRNSYFAELADAVMHAADQLGLSVLIELSGGDRAREAELLRGARLRAVDGVLYSALHLGDEDLAVVEEVTIPMVLLGERIFNAPNDHVTMRNTEGARAATEHLIALGRTRIVAFGAHRADIVGSASLRLAGYRAALEAAGMVFDPALVREVPVWGRFDGAVAMRAMLDEGVAFDGIVAFNDALALGAMRVLSERGVAMPDEVAVIGFDDIDEGRYSLPSLSTIAPGREQIARTAVSLLVERIAGGVDDVPPRRVYADFELVRRESTASSPVGADSPSPDVS; from the coding sequence ATGGCGACCACCCTGCACGACGTGGCGAAGCTCGCCGGGGTGTCCGCCAAGACCGTCTCGAACGTCGTCAACGACTACCCCCACATCAAGCAGGCCACCAAGGAGCGGGTGCTCGCGGCGATCGCCGAGCTCGGCTACCGCCCGAACCTCTCCGCACGCGGGCTCCGCTCCGGTCGTTCCGGCGTCATCAGCCTGATCATCCCCGACCTCCGGAACTCCTACTTCGCCGAGCTCGCCGACGCCGTCATGCACGCCGCCGACCAGCTCGGCCTGTCGGTGCTGATCGAGCTGAGCGGCGGCGACCGGGCACGCGAGGCCGAGCTCTTGCGCGGCGCACGACTCCGTGCGGTCGACGGTGTCCTCTACAGCGCGCTCCACCTCGGCGACGAGGACCTCGCCGTCGTGGAGGAGGTCACCATCCCGATGGTGCTCCTCGGTGAGCGCATCTTCAACGCCCCGAACGACCACGTGACCATGCGCAACACCGAGGGAGCGCGTGCCGCGACGGAGCATCTGATCGCGCTCGGTCGGACGCGGATCGTCGCCTTCGGAGCGCACCGCGCCGACATCGTCGGTTCGGCCAGTCTGCGTCTCGCCGGGTATCGAGCCGCGCTGGAGGCTGCCGGCATGGTGTTCGATCCGGCGCTCGTCCGCGAGGTCCCGGTCTGGGGTCGCTTCGACGGAGCGGTCGCGATGCGCGCGATGCTCGATGAGGGTGTCGCGTTCGACGGCATCGTCGCGTTCAACGACGCCCTGGCGCTCGGAGCCATGCGCGTCCTGAGCGAACGAGGCGTCGCCATGCCCGATGAGGTCGCGGTCATCGGCTTCGACGACATCGACGAGGGTCGGTACTCCCTGCCGTCGCTGTCGACGATCGCGCCGGGGCGGGAGCAGATCGCCCGGACCGCCGTGTCGCTGCTCGTCGAGCGGATCGCCGGGGGAGTCGATGATGTGCCACCCCGTCGCGTCTACGCGGACTTCGAACTGGTGCGACGTGAGTCGACCGCGTCCTCGCCCGTCGGCGCCGATTCCCCATCTCCAGACGTGTCTTGA
- a CDS encoding multidrug effflux MFS transporter — translation MHTAGITVVHPGDSLSGRQRLVYILVLGALTALGPFTIDLYLPAFPILEQDLDVPVSLIQLTLTGTTIGFAVGQLFMGPWSDKVGRRLPLILATSIHILASVGAAFAPDIGWLMVFRVLQGAGAAAGGVVAMAMVRDLFGGKPLVRMLSRLALVNGLAPIAAPVIGSQLLLVLDWRGLFVFLAAYGLFVVIAVSLWIVETLPPARRRDAGHSTVRDRYRSVFSDRVFVGVALIGGMSFSGLFAYLSSSSFLFQEVYDFDAQEYGLLFAVNSLGIVAGVQISSRLMRWYGPQWILACTTIVQLISAVTIVALTMADVGLFGVLVPLFFFILSCGFGFPAVQVLALANHGHEAGTAASLLGALNFGLAGLISPIVGVLGIGTAIPMGAVMAATSVVSVCALWFIVQPKKVPALAG, via the coding sequence GTGCACACCGCAGGAATCACCGTCGTCCACCCAGGGGACTCGCTCTCGGGCAGGCAGCGTCTCGTCTACATCCTCGTGCTCGGCGCGCTCACCGCGCTCGGGCCGTTCACCATCGACCTCTACCTGCCGGCGTTCCCGATCCTCGAACAGGACCTCGACGTCCCGGTCAGCCTCATCCAGCTCACCCTCACCGGGACCACGATCGGCTTCGCGGTGGGTCAGCTCTTCATGGGGCCCTGGAGCGACAAGGTCGGCAGGCGTCTCCCGCTCATCCTCGCGACGAGCATCCACATCCTGGCCTCGGTCGGCGCCGCGTTCGCGCCCGACATCGGGTGGCTCATGGTGTTCCGCGTGCTGCAGGGTGCCGGTGCGGCGGCCGGTGGTGTCGTCGCGATGGCGATGGTCCGCGACCTCTTCGGTGGGAAGCCGCTCGTGCGGATGCTGTCGCGACTCGCGCTCGTGAACGGGCTCGCGCCGATCGCCGCCCCCGTCATCGGGTCGCAGCTCCTCCTCGTCCTCGACTGGCGCGGACTCTTCGTGTTCCTCGCCGCCTACGGGCTGTTCGTCGTCATCGCGGTGTCGCTCTGGATCGTCGAGACCCTGCCGCCCGCGCGGCGTCGCGACGCCGGGCACAGCACCGTCCGCGACCGCTACCGCTCGGTGTTCAGCGACCGCGTGTTCGTCGGTGTCGCCCTCATCGGTGGCATGAGCTTCTCGGGCCTGTTCGCCTACCTCTCGAGCTCGTCGTTCCTCTTCCAGGAGGTCTACGACTTCGACGCACAGGAGTACGGTCTCCTGTTCGCGGTGAACTCGCTCGGCATCGTCGCCGGGGTGCAGATCTCGTCGCGCCTCATGCGCTGGTACGGGCCGCAGTGGATCCTCGCGTGCACGACCATCGTGCAGCTCATCTCCGCAGTGACGATCGTCGCGCTGACGATGGCCGACGTCGGGCTGTTCGGTGTGCTGGTGCCGCTGTTCTTCTTCATCCTGTCGTGCGGCTTCGGCTTCCCGGCGGTGCAGGTGCTCGCCCTGGCGAACCACGGGCACGAGGCCGGGACGGCGGCGTCGCTCCTCGGGGCGCTCAACTTCGGGCTTGCGGGACTCATCTCGCCCATCGTCGGTGTGCTCGGGATCGGTACCGCGATCCCCATGGGTGCCGTGATGGCCGCGACCTCGGTCGTGTCGGTGTGTGCGCTCTGGTTCATCGTGCAGCCGAAGAAGGTCCCGGCCCTCGCCGGCTGA
- a CDS encoding YchJ family protein, with product MTHDARTAPLADDARCPCLSGETYGACCGRLHRGESSAATAEALMRSRFSAFAVGDAEYLLRTWHPSTRPASLELDDSLRWYRLDIVETSRGGVLDTEGMVEFVAHHKVPGVRGSAGSQHERSRFSKDTGAWTYLDGVDR from the coding sequence GTGACCCACGACGCCCGCACCGCTCCCCTCGCCGACGACGCGCGGTGCCCCTGCCTGTCCGGTGAGACCTACGGCGCCTGCTGCGGGCGCCTGCACCGAGGTGAGTCGTCGGCGGCGACCGCGGAGGCGCTCATGCGGTCGCGGTTCTCGGCCTTCGCGGTCGGTGACGCGGAGTACCTGCTGCGCACCTGGCATCCGTCGACCAGGCCGGCGTCGCTCGAGTTGGACGACTCCCTCCGCTGGTACCGGCTCGACATCGTCGAGACCTCCCGCGGTGGGGTGCTCGACACCGAGGGGATGGTCGAGTTCGTCGCGCACCACAAGGTTCCCGGCGTGCGGGGCTCGGCGGGGAGCCAGCACGAACGGAGTCGGTTCTCGAAGGACACCGGCGCGTGGACGTACCTCGACGGCGTGGACCGGTGA
- a CDS encoding phosphatase PAP2 family protein: MTAPDDHDDPAAAPAPEVHEAVSPALDESGALAMDPDPASIRPDPKLAAKVSRRWPLISGAIAVVLVLLLGVLLFQRGPNAPFGFDEEWMQEVLEERSPWLVQAALVMNWLGGGVVAIFVVPLLGIAVLLLLRRPWAALYFAIVSALSAGAVQIIKNIVGRSRPEDILVHADFGSFPSGHSANAATIAVAFGIIFPRVWVWLIGVAYTLLMMLSRTYLGAHWVSDTIGGLLLGAGVALIIAVPLLHRMSTEPKKRVPLTDG, from the coding sequence ATGACGGCACCCGACGACCACGACGACCCAGCAGCTGCACCGGCTCCCGAGGTGCACGAGGCGGTCTCGCCAGCTCTCGACGAGTCGGGTGCGCTCGCGATGGATCCGGACCCGGCGTCGATCCGGCCCGATCCGAAGCTCGCTGCGAAGGTCTCCCGGCGGTGGCCGTTGATCAGCGGCGCGATCGCCGTGGTCCTCGTCCTCCTGCTCGGCGTGCTGCTCTTCCAGCGCGGCCCGAACGCCCCGTTCGGGTTCGACGAGGAGTGGATGCAGGAGGTCCTCGAGGAGCGGTCGCCGTGGCTCGTCCAGGCTGCGCTCGTGATGAACTGGCTCGGCGGCGGGGTCGTCGCGATCTTCGTCGTACCGCTGCTCGGGATCGCCGTCCTGCTGTTGTTGCGCCGTCCATGGGCCGCCCTGTACTTCGCGATCGTCTCCGCCCTGAGCGCCGGAGCGGTGCAGATCATCAAGAACATCGTCGGTCGATCGCGGCCCGAGGACATCCTGGTCCACGCGGACTTCGGTTCCTTCCCCTCGGGGCACAGTGCGAACGCGGCGACCATCGCCGTCGCGTTCGGGATCATCTTCCCGCGGGTCTGGGTGTGGTTGATCGGTGTCGCCTACACGCTGCTGATGATGCTGTCGCGGACCTATCTCGGTGCCCACTGGGTGAGTGACACGATCGGTGGGCTGCTGCTCGGTGCCGGTGTCGCGCTCATCATCGCGGTGCCGTTGCTGCACCGGATGTCGACCGAACCGAAGAAACGGGTCCCGCTGACCGACGGCTGA
- a CDS encoding HSP90 family protein produces MPDHSRAPLPFQVDLRGVVDLLSRHIYSGPRVYLRELLQNGRDAVAARRADDPTAPPGRLIITPHVPPSGSEAGTPFRFRDDGVGLTRDEAAELLATVGRSSKRGDLDELQRGDYLGRFGIGLLSCFMVADTITVRSRSARGGPAIEWIGDADGTFTIRELDDATTTAMPIGSEVVLDPRIDGPLHDGSLLGHGTVLGLATTFGRFLDLDVEVVDPSAPDHPVRINVDPVFRTADATTREALLAFGEDLLGTRPFDAVEIVVPGTGTRGTAFVLPSPPPPGARQASRVYLGGMLLSEQIDDLLPEWAFFVRCIVDTTGLRPTASREQLVQDDALEFTREAIGATLRRWILDLARQRPHRLQEFIGVHQLGIKAIAAHDDDLASAVVRWLPIETSAGTMTIDEHLSQTGVIRYTASRDEFRQIAAVVDPASPIVNGGYVYDQEILERLPHLIDGVRVERVTVADELDNLEPPHLDDLAATTALEDRASRVLAEVECRVSVRRYRPDDLAALYVADPSVLRRLERHRAASVAPGIWSQVVGAVDSFLADAGPGGTEADTAARLCLNWNAALVRRLATLDDDLVFERSIQLLYVQALLAGHRPLEARDRRMLDAAMTDLIGLSVGLDDKELR; encoded by the coding sequence ATGCCAGACCACTCCCGAGCCCCGCTGCCGTTCCAGGTCGATCTCCGCGGAGTCGTCGATCTGCTCAGCCGCCACATCTACTCGGGACCGCGCGTCTACCTCCGCGAGCTCCTGCAGAACGGACGCGACGCCGTCGCAGCCCGTCGCGCCGACGACCCGACGGCGCCTCCCGGCAGACTCATCATCACCCCGCACGTGCCACCGTCCGGCTCGGAGGCGGGTACGCCGTTCCGGTTCCGCGACGACGGTGTCGGGCTCACCCGCGACGAGGCCGCCGAGCTGCTGGCGACGGTCGGCCGCAGCTCCAAGCGCGGCGACCTCGACGAACTCCAGCGCGGCGACTACCTCGGCCGGTTCGGCATCGGGCTGCTGAGCTGCTTCATGGTCGCCGACACCATCACCGTCCGCAGCCGCTCGGCTCGTGGCGGTCCGGCCATCGAGTGGATCGGCGACGCCGACGGCACCTTCACGATCCGCGAACTCGACGATGCCACGACCACCGCCATGCCGATCGGCTCGGAGGTCGTACTCGACCCACGCATCGACGGTCCACTGCACGACGGCAGTCTGCTCGGGCACGGCACGGTGCTCGGCCTCGCCACCACCTTCGGACGGTTCCTCGACCTCGACGTCGAGGTGGTCGACCCCTCCGCACCCGACCACCCGGTGCGCATCAACGTCGACCCGGTGTTCCGGACGGCTGATGCGACCACTCGCGAGGCACTTCTAGCGTTCGGGGAGGACCTCCTCGGGACGCGCCCGTTCGACGCCGTCGAGATCGTGGTGCCCGGCACCGGCACCCGGGGCACCGCCTTCGTCCTCCCCTCACCGCCTCCGCCGGGCGCCCGGCAGGCGAGTCGGGTCTACCTCGGCGGCATGCTGCTGAGCGAACAGATCGACGACCTGCTGCCCGAGTGGGCGTTCTTCGTCCGCTGCATCGTCGACACGACGGGGCTCCGCCCGACGGCGTCGCGCGAGCAGCTCGTGCAGGACGACGCGTTGGAGTTCACCCGCGAGGCCATCGGAGCAACCCTGCGACGGTGGATCCTCGACCTCGCCCGCCAGCGGCCGCACCGACTCCAGGAGTTCATCGGCGTCCACCAGCTCGGCATCAAGGCGATCGCCGCTCACGACGACGACCTCGCGAGCGCCGTCGTCCGGTGGCTCCCGATCGAGACCTCCGCCGGCACGATGACCATCGACGAACATCTGTCGCAGACCGGCGTCATCCGGTACACGGCATCCCGCGACGAGTTCCGTCAGATCGCCGCGGTCGTCGATCCGGCCTCACCGATCGTCAACGGCGGGTACGTGTACGACCAGGAGATCCTGGAGCGACTACCCCACCTGATCGACGGCGTGCGGGTCGAACGGGTGACGGTCGCCGACGAGCTCGACAACCTCGAGCCGCCGCACCTGGACGACCTCGCCGCGACGACGGCACTCGAGGACCGCGCCAGCCGCGTGCTCGCCGAGGTCGAATGCCGGGTCTCGGTGCGCCGGTACCGGCCGGACGATCTCGCCGCGCTGTACGTCGCCGACCCGTCCGTACTCCGACGGCTCGAGCGGCACCGGGCCGCCTCGGTCGCGCCGGGTATCTGGTCGCAGGTCGTCGGGGCCGTCGACTCCTTCCTCGCCGACGCCGGCCCGGGAGGCACTGAGGCCGACACTGCAGCCCGGCTCTGCCTCAACTGGAACGCGGCGCTCGTCCGCCGCTTGGCGACCCTCGACGACGACCTCGTGTTCGAGCGCAGCATCCAACTGCTCTACGTCCAGGCGCTCCTCGCCGGGCACCGCCCCCTCGAAGCACGCGACCGCCGCATGCTCGACGCAGCCATGACCGACCTGATCGGCCTCAGTGTCGGTCTCGACGACAAGGAACTCCGATGA
- a CDS encoding MFS transporter, with translation MSKPPRRPKPTGQRASSGPYVSLVTGPSGPTERASKRVVTTMALAQFGLFVALLAPVTVSLALKTQQLVPGDQAAVVNGNVLSIAALFALVANPVIGRLSDITLSRFGRRRPWMFLGAIGFVASLTIVAFAPNVPVLIAGWCLAQLTGNAILGPLLATIADQVPPEQRGSVSANVGVMQNVGILAAAFVASWFVTDMLLLFVAPAVFALITVWLYCFVLPDRAITTRPDVGGWKGLLFTFWVNPLKHPDFGWVWLSRFLLTLASFLFVAFRLFFLQEEVGLSQQGAVDTLTLGVLIYTIALVITAKLGGWLSDRMLNRKVFVIGSTAVFAVGLILLAHTTTVPMFYVVEAIMGAAYGVYVAVDTALVVDVLPNPDDAAKDLGVLNIANALPQSLAGAVGAFLLGLGAVGNNYTALFWGAGVIAVLGALTILPVRHRMTRNADGTITGSIATRG, from the coding sequence ATGTCCAAGCCACCCCGCCGCCCCAAACCCACCGGCCAGCGTGCCTCGAGCGGCCCATACGTCAGCCTCGTCACCGGCCCGTCGGGACCGACGGAACGAGCATCGAAACGGGTCGTCACCACCATGGCGCTCGCCCAGTTCGGCCTGTTCGTGGCCCTGCTCGCCCCGGTCACCGTGAGCCTGGCCCTCAAGACGCAGCAGCTCGTCCCCGGTGACCAGGCGGCGGTCGTCAACGGCAACGTCCTCTCCATCGCCGCCCTGTTCGCCCTCGTCGCGAACCCGGTGATCGGCCGCCTGTCCGACATCACGCTCTCGCGCTTCGGTCGCCGCCGCCCGTGGATGTTCCTCGGCGCCATCGGCTTCGTCGCCTCGCTCACGATCGTCGCGTTCGCTCCGAACGTCCCGGTCCTCATCGCCGGTTGGTGCCTCGCACAACTCACCGGCAACGCCATCCTCGGCCCGCTGCTCGCGACCATCGCCGACCAGGTCCCGCCGGAACAGCGCGGGAGTGTCTCCGCGAACGTCGGCGTCATGCAGAACGTCGGCATCCTCGCTGCGGCCTTCGTGGCCAGCTGGTTCGTCACCGACATGCTGCTCCTCTTCGTCGCTCCGGCCGTCTTCGCACTCATCACCGTGTGGCTGTACTGCTTCGTCCTGCCCGACCGCGCGATCACCACCCGTCCGGACGTCGGCGGATGGAAGGGTCTGCTCTTCACCTTCTGGGTGAACCCGCTCAAGCACCCGGACTTCGGTTGGGTCTGGCTCTCACGGTTCCTGCTGACGCTCGCCTCGTTCCTCTTCGTCGCGTTCCGCCTGTTCTTCCTGCAGGAGGAGGTCGGGCTCTCGCAGCAGGGCGCCGTCGACACCCTGACCTTGGGTGTGCTGATCTACACGATCGCGCTCGTCATCACCGCGAAGCTCGGCGGTTGGCTGTCGGACCGGATGCTCAACCGCAAGGTGTTCGTCATCGGGTCGACGGCGGTGTTCGCGGTCGGACTCATCCTGCTCGCCCACACCACGACGGTGCCCATGTTCTACGTCGTCGAGGCGATCATGGGGGCGGCGTACGGCGTGTACGTCGCGGTGGACACCGCTCTCGTCGTGGACGTCCTGCCGAACCCGGACGACGCGGCGAAGGACCTCGGCGTCCTCAACATCGCGAACGCCCTGCCGCAGTCGCTCGCCGGCGCGGTGGGCGCGTTCCTCCTCGGACTCGGCGCGGTCGGCAACAACTACACGGCCCTGTTCTGGGGCGCCGGGGTGATCGCCGTGCTCGGCGCGCTGACGATCCTGCCGGTCCGACACCGCATGACCCGGAACGCCGACGGGACGATCACCGGATCGATCGCGACCCGTGGGTGA
- a CDS encoding LacI family DNA-binding transcriptional regulator, with product MSITMHDVAARAGVSIKTVSNVVNDYPHVSDATRSKVERAIAELGYRPNLSARSLRSGRSGVISLIIPDLRNAYFAELADAVMRQARARGLSVLIEQVAGGRDVELEILRGPRMQLVDGILYSPLSLDRDDSALLPDGPMVILGEQLFDGDRDHVTMANVDGARAATEHLLAQGRRRIVALGTDPHDTLGPAALRLQGYREALEAAGIPADPAYVSTVVSWHRSDGANAMREVIAAGLPFDGVVAFNDAMALGAMRVLQDAGLRIPDDVAIIGFDDLDETRYALPTLSTVDIGREEIAERAVELLIERIAAPGLSEAPRAIVSGFRVVPRESTGSLTARGQGPGGAPSTL from the coding sequence GTGTCGATCACGATGCACGACGTCGCCGCACGCGCGGGCGTCTCGATCAAGACCGTCTCGAACGTCGTCAACGACTACCCGCACGTGAGCGACGCGACCCGCTCCAAGGTTGAGCGCGCGATCGCCGAGCTCGGCTACCGCCCCAACCTCTCGGCCCGGAGTCTCCGCTCAGGCCGGTCCGGCGTGATCAGCCTCATCATCCCCGACCTCCGCAACGCCTACTTCGCGGAGCTCGCGGACGCGGTCATGCGTCAGGCTCGTGCGCGCGGGCTCTCGGTGCTCATCGAGCAGGTGGCCGGCGGTCGCGACGTCGAGCTCGAGATCCTCCGCGGGCCGCGCATGCAGCTCGTCGACGGTATCCTCTACAGCCCGCTCAGCCTCGACCGCGACGACAGCGCGTTGCTCCCGGACGGGCCCATGGTGATCCTCGGTGAGCAACTGTTCGACGGCGACCGCGACCACGTGACGATGGCCAACGTCGACGGCGCCCGCGCGGCGACCGAACACCTGCTCGCGCAGGGTCGGCGGCGCATCGTCGCGCTCGGCACCGACCCGCACGACACCCTGGGGCCGGCCGCCCTCCGTCTCCAGGGGTATCGCGAGGCGCTCGAAGCCGCGGGCATCCCGGCCGATCCCGCCTACGTCAGCACCGTCGTCAGCTGGCACCGCAGCGACGGGGCGAACGCGATGCGCGAGGTCATCGCCGCGGGCCTGCCGTTCGACGGCGTCGTCGCCTTCAACGATGCGATGGCCCTCGGCGCCATGCGCGTCCTCCAGGACGCCGGGCTCCGCATCCCCGACGACGTCGCGATCATCGGCTTCGACGACCTGGACGAGACGCGCTATGCCCTCCCGACCCTGTCCACGGTCGACATCGGCCGGGAGGAGATCGCCGAGCGCGCCGTCGAGCTCCTCATCGAGCGGATCGCCGCACCCGGGCTGTCGGAGGCACCGCGCGCGATCGTCAGCGGCTTCCGCGTCGTCCCGAGGGAGTCCACCGGTTCCTTGACCGCCCGGGGGCAAGGCCCTGGGGGCGCTCCTTCAACGTTGTAG